Proteins encoded together in one Coffea arabica cultivar ET-39 chromosome 2c, Coffea Arabica ET-39 HiFi, whole genome shotgun sequence window:
- the LOC113724911 gene encoding uncharacterized protein, whose translation MVKLASARESRMYGPRSSRNRLEYINAGLYAFATVVLLSGFAAQLSGEPRSGLVLLLVALPVIALVNVHDLIAHLSGIDCRLNILKFDTQFAAVEFAAPVLQTFGTVLFFLGILFLFLQDERGYGYRKVERHALNMLIAGSALWLLGSIQNSCQIYERAGGHVQILQESIQIPFLMGSLLFLVGAILNSREQTGHIHHGMKSLGLTWIWIGIFGSLLFFAGGLANLVKVFKMQQGDGLQLEKLRGGAQERLLDLREGQVPFILEESSRRRERPAEEGKTAIVPATPYKDVLLSQT comes from the exons ATGGTGAAGCTTGCATCAGCCCGGGAGAGCCGAATGTACGGGCCAAGATCTTCCCGGAACAGGCTAGAGTACATCAACGCTGGGCTATACGCGTTTGCTACCGTCGTGCTTTTGAGTGGGTTTGCCGCTCAGCTTTCCGGAGAGCCCAGATCAGGGCTGGTTCTTTTACTCGTAGCCCTCCCGGTTATTGCTTTAGTGAATGTACACGATCTTATCGCTCACCTTTCCGGGATCGATTGTAGATTGAACATATTGAAGTTTGATACCCAGTTCGCAGCTGTGGAGTTTGCTGCACCTGTACTTCAGACATTCGGGACCGTTCTCTTTTTCCTaggaattttgtttcttttcttgcag GATGAAAGAGGCTATGGCTACCGCAAGGTAGAGCGGCATGCGTTGAACATGCTGATTGCTGGCTCAGCGTTATGGCTACTTGGTTCAATCCAAAACTCCTGTCAGATCTATGAGAGAGCTGGTGGGCATGTTCAGATCTTGCAAGAGAGCATCCAGATTCCATTCTTGATGGGAAGCTTGTTGTTTCTGGTAGGAGCAATCCTTAACAGCAGAGAGCAGACAGGGCATATCCATCACGGTATGAAATCATTG GGTTTGACGTGGATATGGATTGGCATATTTGGGAGCCTGTTATTCTTCGCTGGGGGCCTAGCAAATCTTGTGAAAGTGTTCAAGATGCAGCAAGGTGATGGATTACAGTTGGAGAAACTGCGAGGTGGAGCACAAGAGCGACTGCTTGACTTGAGAGAAGGCCAGGTGCCGTTCATCTTGGAGGAGTCCTCCAGGAGGAGGGAAAGGCCTGCGGAGGAAGGGAAGACTGCTATTGTCCCTGCAACTCCTTACAAAGATGTTCTCCTTAGTCAGACCTGA
- the LOC113723774 gene encoding bidirectional sugar transporter SWEET3 isoform X1, producing the protein MGDRLRLAVGIMGNAASMLLYAAPILTFSRVIRKRSTEEFSCIPYTIALLNCFLYTWYGLPVVSNGWENVPVVTINGLGILLELSFVFIYFCFAPANAKKKVAVLTTSVILGFCVIALLSVFAFHDHSHRKILVGSIGLIASVAMYGSPLVVVKQVIQTKSVEFMPFYLSLFSFLASSLWMTYGLLSHDLFLASPNLVGSPLGIFQLLLYCKYRKNGFMEEGLKRDAAKGWRKSEATDVEKPKEQLHAASAQ; encoded by the exons ATGGGAGATAGGTTGCGTTTGGCTGTGGGAATTATGG GGAATGCCGCCTCCATGTTACTCTATGCTGCTCCTAT ATTGACTTTTTCGAGAGTCATAAGAAAGAGAAGTACTGAAGAGTTTTCATGCATTCCATACACCATTGCGTTATTGAACTGTTTCCTCTATACATGGTACGGCTTGCCGGTTGTGAGTAATGGCTGGGAAAACGTCCCTGTGGTCACGATCAATGGCTTAGGAATTCTTTTGGAGCTCTCCTTCGTATTCATATACTTCTGTTTTGCCCCCGCAAATGCCAAG AAGAAGGTTGCAGTGTTAACAACATCAGTTATCCTTGGATTCTGCGTCATTGCTTTACTATCAGTCTTTGCATTTCACGATCATTCCCACCGAAAGATACTCGTAGGAAGCATTGGATTGATAGCATCAGTGGCAATGTATGGTTCTCCTCTGGTGGTTGTG AAACAAGTGATACAAACCAAGAGCGTTGAATTTATGCCGTTCTACTTGTCCCTTTTCTCGTTTCTTGCCAGTTCCCTTTGGATGACTTACGGATTACTGAGCCATGATCTTTTCCTCGCG TCCCCAAATCTGGTTGGCAGCCCTTTAGGCATCTTTCAGCTTTTGCTCTACTGCAAGTACAGGAAAAATGGATTCATGGAAGAAGGATTGAAACGGGATGCAGCAAAAGGATGGCGAAAAAGTGAAGCGACAGATGTTGAGAAGCCAAAAGAGCAACTGCATGCAGCTTCTGCTCAGTGA
- the LOC113723774 gene encoding bidirectional sugar transporter SWEET3b isoform X2 translates to MRNTPTYLAICPASTGVFVLPRPFVYKDYNMGDRLRLAVGIMGNAASMLLYAAPILTFSRVIRKRSTEEFSCIPYTIALLNCFLYTWYGLPVVSNGWENVPVVTINGLGILLELSFVFIYFCFAPANAKKKVAVLTTSVILGFCVIALLSVFAFHDHSHRKILVGSIGLIASVAMYGSPLVVVKQVIQTKSVEFMPFYLSLFSFLASSLWMTYGLLSHDLFLASPNLVGSPLGIFQLLLYCKYRKNGFMEEGLKRDAAKGWRKSEATDVEKPKEQLHAASAQ, encoded by the exons AT GCGCAACACTCCAACATACCTTGCCATTTGCCCAGCTTCCACTGGTGTGTTTGTTCTTCCTCGACCTTTTGTTTACAAAGATTATAACATGGGAGATAGGTTGCGTTTGGCTGTGGGAATTATGG GGAATGCCGCCTCCATGTTACTCTATGCTGCTCCTAT ATTGACTTTTTCGAGAGTCATAAGAAAGAGAAGTACTGAAGAGTTTTCATGCATTCCATACACCATTGCGTTATTGAACTGTTTCCTCTATACATGGTACGGCTTGCCGGTTGTGAGTAATGGCTGGGAAAACGTCCCTGTGGTCACGATCAATGGCTTAGGAATTCTTTTGGAGCTCTCCTTCGTATTCATATACTTCTGTTTTGCCCCCGCAAATGCCAAG AAGAAGGTTGCAGTGTTAACAACATCAGTTATCCTTGGATTCTGCGTCATTGCTTTACTATCAGTCTTTGCATTTCACGATCATTCCCACCGAAAGATACTCGTAGGAAGCATTGGATTGATAGCATCAGTGGCAATGTATGGTTCTCCTCTGGTGGTTGTG AAACAAGTGATACAAACCAAGAGCGTTGAATTTATGCCGTTCTACTTGTCCCTTTTCTCGTTTCTTGCCAGTTCCCTTTGGATGACTTACGGATTACTGAGCCATGATCTTTTCCTCGCG TCCCCAAATCTGGTTGGCAGCCCTTTAGGCATCTTTCAGCTTTTGCTCTACTGCAAGTACAGGAAAAATGGATTCATGGAAGAAGGATTGAAACGGGATGCAGCAAAAGGATGGCGAAAAAGTGAAGCGACAGATGTTGAGAAGCCAAAAGAGCAACTGCATGCAGCTTCTGCTCAGTGA
- the LOC113724912 gene encoding RNA polymerase sigma factor sigE, chloroplastic/mitochondrial-like, which yields MGVVTVSSSAARSPLGLNAKLATRISQPRRPSLVPFKNGKTKNAALVAPRESLSLPVEGSNVNEKRLKRVVKRPERVKAVSALEAASSTLELDYNEAAAKLENIYKLSPATKVSDMEVNDLGMKRDQQRRKRMKEANVEAEKGTNYTVVRSPRKKSKRLSLDKRVTLRKKRDSEAITSSQKRKSSEGDEDEEINRKSSEDDEDEKINRLLREYSGSTDFTSLDWKKMKIPPVLPSSEHSWLFKLMQPMKAIIQVKENLPNDLGREPTDGELAEATNLDVLHLRKDIKVGQAARNKLIKHNLRLVLFVMNKYFQDFTNGPKFQDLCQAGVKGLITAIDRFEPKRKFRLSTYGLFWIRHAIIRSMTLSSLTKVSFGLDSVRIEIQRAKLELLFELQRMPTEDEIIERVGISPERYHEVMRVSNPILSLHARHSATQEEFINGITDVDGVEGEKRRQPALLRLALDDVLDSLKPKESLVIRQRYGLDGKGDRTLGEIAGNLNISREMVRKHEVKALMKLKHPARVDYLRRYVY from the exons ATGGGAGTTGTGACTGTTTCTAGCTCTGCTGCACGAAGTCCACTGGGATTGAATGCAAAATTGGCAACACGTATATCTCAGCCCAGAAGACCATCACTGGTGCCATTCAAAAATGGTAAAACAAAAAATGCTGCTTTGGTCGCCCCTAGGGAATCTCTTTCTTTACCTGTCGAGGGATCTAACGTAAACGAGAAGAGATTAAAGCGAGTGGTAAAGCGTCCTGAAAGAGTAAAGGCCGTCTCTGCTCTGGAAGCCGCTTCAAGTACCTTAGAACTCGACTACAATGAGGCTGCTGCCAAGCTTGAAAATATCTATAAGCTCAGTCCGGCAACTAAAGTTTCAGATATGGAAGTTAACGACCTCGGCATGAAAAGAGACCAACAGAGAAGAAAGAGGATGAAAGAAGCCAATGTGGAGGCAGAGAAGGGAACTAATTACACCGTGGTAAGAAGTCCGAGGAAGAAGTCAAAAAGATTGAGTCTCGATAAAAGAGTTACtttgagaaagaaaagagaCAGTGAAGCGATTACTTCATCGCAGAAAAGAAAATCGAGTGagggtgatgaagatgaagaaatcAATAGAAAATCAAGTgaggatgatgaagatgaaaaaATCAATAGACTTTTAAGAGAATATTCGGGTTCTACTGACTTTACTAGCTTAGACTGGAAGAAGATGAAGATTCCGCCAGTTCTCCCTTCTTCTGAGCACTCGTGGCTTTTCAAATTGATGCAACCAATGAAG GCAATTATTCAAGTGAAAGAGAACTTGCCAAATGATCTGGGAAGAGAACCAACCGATGGTGAATTAGCTGAGGCAACAAACTTGGACGTTCTTCATCTGAGGAAAGACATCAAAGTTGGTCAAGCGGCAAGAAACAAATTGATTAAG cataacctCCGCCTCGTCTTGTTTGTAATGAACAAATATTTCCAAGACTTTACGAATGGGCCTAAATTCCAAGACCTCTGTCAGGCAGGAGTAAAGGGACTTATCACGGCCATCGACCGCTTTGAACCGAAACGAAAGTTCCGCCTTTCAACGTATGGCCTCTTTTGGATCAGACATGCCATCATTCGTTCAATGACACTTTCAAGCTTAACCAAGGTTTCCTTTGGTCTTGATTCG GTCAGAATAGAAATACAGAGGGCCAAGTTGGAATTGTTGTTTGAGCTTCAGAGAATGCCAACAGAGGACGAAATAATAGAGAGGGTTGGAATTTCCCCTGAAAGATACCATGAAGTGATGAGGGTGTCAAACCCTATATTGTCGCTCCATGCAAGGCATTCAGCAACTCAAGAAGAGTTCATCAATGGGATTACGGATGTTGACGGTGTTGAAGGAGAAAAGCGGAGGCAACCTGCTCTTCTCAGGCTTGCTCTTGATGATGTg CTTGATTCTTTGAAGCCTAAGGAGAGTTTAGTAATCAGACAGAGATATGGACTTGATGGTAAAGGTGATCGAACACTGGGGGAGATTGCAGGAAACTTGAATATCTCCAGAGAAATGGTTCGGAAGCATGAAGTAAAGGCTCTCATGAAGCTCAAGCATCCAGCTCGAGTGGATTATCTTCGCCGTTACGTTTACTAG